TGTCAAGCATTTTTGAAAATGTCTCGAAATTTTTAAAATATGAGCACCGATTATTTTGGTGCTTTAATAACTTCCGCATTTATTCCACGGTCCTATTTACAACGAGCCTCTAATGGCATGGTTTTATGCATCAGAAGCATCCCCTAACCTGTTTGTAGCATAGCAAGTGTATTGATGGGATGCCTTGCAAAAAGCATAACATGCCATTTTCTCATTATAAATAGGCTTTCGCGGCATAAAAGCTATTTTTATGGAATTTTATCTAGCTATGCTTGTCAAAGCTTGAGAATGCATTGCAGAATCAAATGATTGTTCATAATAATGTTTTTGTTTTTTAACAAACTTAGTAAAAATACTCTTTTTCCACGGATGAGACATTGGCGGAATATATCTTTTACGAGGTTTCACAGTGCTTTTAGGGAAATGAAAATTTCTTGATGTATATTCATGTTCTGGTATTTCGTCTAGAGAGTATACTTTTTCTCCTATGCTAGTAAATAGTTGTTCATCAAATGATTTAATAACTAGAGCCTGTGTTCCTTTATGGTAATAAACAGGGTAACCGTTAGAATCTATAGGCTTATAATACTTTTTGTTTAATCGGATACAGTGACCATTATCAATTTTACGGTCTACAAGAACTGCAAGAGTAAGGTTAATTTTTTCAATATCTGGTTGTTTTTCAAAAACAGATTTGATATTATTAATGGGCAGAGCAAACTTAGCATTATATTTTTGTATGTAGGAGTCCAAAAATATATTTGCTTGTTCTATGGTTGTTGCGCTTGCTAATCTTAATTCGATTGGTAGGCGCGATTGTAATGTTTGGAACATTCGTTCTACGCGACCTTTGGCTTGCGGATTGCTGGTTGTTCTAATTTCAACCCCCAACTGTTTACAAGCATAACCAAACTGAGTAAAAGTATCCTTTTCAAGAGAAGAAGATTTTTTTTGCTTATATTCAAAAACAGTACGTCTATCAGTATAAAACATATAGGGAATACCATGATCATTTAAAATTTGATGGAAAACATTATAGTAGCCTTTCAAAGTTTCTTGTTTATCAAAA
This sequence is a window from Vallitalea longa. Protein-coding genes within it:
- a CDS encoding ISNCY family transposase, with product MTEQYKYEVIKKLVETNGNKDNAALKLSCTRRHINRLIKGYLNQGKTFFVHGNRGRKPSHTIESNIKENIIDLHRTKYFGTNFTHYCELLEEHENINVSVSTIYNILMSEGMLSPKARRLTKKKMRSKLKEQRKATKSKKEVAKLTENIVALEDAHPRRPRCAFFGEMIQMDASIHNWFGDKKTHLHIAVDDATGAIVGAYFDKQETLKGYYNVFHQILNDHGIPYMFYTDRRTVFEYKQKKSSSLEKDTFTQFGYACKQLGVEIRTTSNPQAKGRVERMFQTLQSRLPIELRLASATTIEQANIFLDSYIQKYNAKFALPINNIKSVFEKQPDIEKINLTLAVLVDRKIDNGHCIRLNKKYYKPIDSNGYPVYYHKGTQALVIKSFDEQLFTSIGEKVYSLDEIPEHEYTSRNFHFPKSTVKPRKRYIPPMSHPWKKSIFTKFVKKQKHYYEQSFDSAMHSQALTSIAR